In Alosa alosa isolate M-15738 ecotype Scorff River chromosome 10, AALO_Geno_1.1, whole genome shotgun sequence, the genomic stretch TCGAGCCAGGCTCTGGTTACAGGCTGCTTCAGTTGCTTCCTGAGACAGGCCCCCGAGTTATGTGCCGGGGTCTCCACAGAAGGTTGTAGGGGCCACGGCATCAAGGGGGCCActgctttgagagagagagagaggccgatCTGTGCATCTATTTCACCCTGCTGGCTACcgtactttcctttttttcactCACACATATTCGCTTTTTTAACATGTCAGTGTGGACTGGGCATACTCAGTTCACTGTCATTCTAGCATGTTGTCAGGTTAAAACAAATGTGCTCTGTAAAGTGACACGTATGGGGTTGTATATGCAATACATTACATGTATACattaaatgaatttattgttaTTAAAACCAATACATGGTTTAATTATACTGGGAATTTCACCCCAAGTTCTATAAATTATTGAGTTGAGATCAGAATGGAAAGCCTGAGAGCCTACAGTGCTGTCCAGCTTGGACAGAGCCAGTGACAACATCTTTGGGAGTTTTTCAACTCTTactcactgagagagagagagagagagagagagagagagagagagagagagagagagagagagagagagagagagagagagagagagagagagagagagagagagagagagagagagagagggagataaactGTCGCAGTCTGACCAAAAGGAGAGAACAGCCTTTTGTTATGGCTGTTAGATCTGACAAGAGGTCTTTATGGAAACACTTCCCAGACATTGTTATTTTCCAGCAATTACCTCACGTAGTGTTTGAACTCTTTTGCCTGCGGTCATATGAGGGCTTCAGGAGCAGTTTATTCCCGCTCCGTGGGCGTCTGACAGGAATGGCTTCTGTGCAGCCTAAGCCATCTGTTTGGCGTCGGACGTTTTTTTTATGGAAGGGCTGGCTAAGGAATGTGCCGGTGCTTTAAGTGCACATTGTGACCTGGAGCTCTTTTTTCCCCCGCGTAGGGCGGTTTGAATCCAGCACAAGACTTCAGCATCCGAACCCAGAGGTCTGAACATGAGAGCCCCGTTGATCTTGGCGACTGTGCTCTTCACCCTGGCAGTGGTGTCAGAGGCCAGACCAAAAAAAGCAGGTCAGCCAGAcacaaccacaccacaccacaccacaccacacactaatGCTTCCACCAGGAGCCATAAACAGATTAACGCTATTGGATATCATTAGATCATATGAAAATAATCCAATATCAATGAAACTGTAGTGTACTATGAAACACACATGATACAATGACAACTGCTCTCAGTATTTTAGCATCTTAAAATACCTTATTGTGactaatacattttatttgtctGGGATCCAAGCCACAAATTGTCATCTTATCCTTCTGAGCTTATTCATTCCCCCATTGAGTAATGTCTCATGCATAAACCCTCTCACATCTACAGCCGCTAAGGAGAAGTGCAAGTCTGGGCCAGTGGATCTCGTCTTCATCATTGATAGCTCGCGCAGTGTGCGCCCCCACGAGTTCGAGACCATGCGCAAGTTCATGATCGACATCATCCACGAGATGGACATCGGGGCGGCCGCCACACGCGTGGGAGTGGTGCAGTACTCCAGCCAGGTTCAGAACGTCTTCTCGCTGAAGACACACACCCGCCTCCCGGGCATGGTGAAGGCCATCAACGAGATCATCCCGCTGGCGCAGGGCACCATGACTGGCCTGGCCATCCGCTACGCCATGAACGTGGCCTTCTCCGCTGAGGAGGGCGCCCGGCCCGATGTTCCCCACGTGGCCGTCATCGTGACCGACGGGCGTCCTCAGGACCGCGTGGCGGAGGTGGCCGCAGCCGCCCGAGAGTCGGGTATTGAGATTTATGCCGTGGGCGTGGCAAGGGCTGACATGACCTCCCTGCGAGCTATGGCTTCTCCTCCATTTGAGGACCACGTCTTCCTGGTTGAGAGCTTCGACCTCATCCATCAGTTTGGCCTGCAGTTCCAAGACAAACTTTGTGGTAAGAGTGCATTTTCATCCCCTTCCAGTGTCCAGAGATGAACTGACATTGTCCTGTACTATTAGCAGTTTGTGTTGCATGTGACTGCAATATGACTGTAGATGCAAAACAACTCGACATTGTTCAACCTTCATTGTCACAGAAACACTGTTCACAGAAAAGCATTTCAAATGGGATATAaaatgtgtttatatatgtcAAGGAATGGATCTGTGCTTGGACTCTGACCGTGGCTGTGAGCAGATCTGTGAGAGTTCACCAGGCTCCTACCATTGTCTGTGCATGCCAGGCTACACACTGAATGAGGATGGCAAGACCTGTACACGTAAGTCACCTTGCATTATGGGAAATCCATGACAGTCAAATAGGACTTAGCGGTCTATGTCACATGATTgtcaaaaatatttaaaaaatggtCAGAACTTTCACCCACCCACAAGTGATATTGTGTCCAATGAACTGcaactcaaaacacatctgcATTGTGTTTCAGCAATTGACCTTTGTGCTGAGGGGAAACACGACTGTGAGCAGATCTGCAACCCCACGACTGGTGAATTCACATGCTCCTGCAACCCTGGATACACTCTGAACAAGGACGAGAAGACGTGCACAAGTTAGTGATGGCAACTAAAGGGAACGACTCATCTTAATATCACCAATTCTACctagaagacacacacacacacacatacacactgtacacCAGTGTACACATGGGTACCTTAAACCCATGGTCAGGCTTTTAGCTTGCTAACTAGCTAACATAATGGCAATAACAGTAATGGCTGCATTAATGGCATCAGGCATGCCAGATGTCTcatattattttgttataaATATGTGCATGTTTGCTCAATAATATTGAAACTTGTCCACAGGCTCCACTGTGCCAGTTTGGTAGGGTCAGTTATATAAAACAACAAGGGCTCTAGCTCTATTAGAAATTCACATATCCGTGTAAAAAAGTtaacagcccccccacccccacaattTCACTTTGTTTTGACCTGAAACTGCTTTATTCTTGGACATCACTGGTCTGTAGAAGTTATAAATCTGCAGACACCTTGCTGGACACCTGTTTTGGCACCTGAAATATACCAGTTATCTATACATTTCATTCACTAAACCCTCCAGACATTTGCATTGTGTTCCAGTGATTGACCTTTGTGCTGAGGGCAAACATGATTGTGAGCAGATCTGCAACCCCACGCCTGGTGAATTCACATGTGCCTGCGACAAAGGGTTCACCCTGAATGAGGATGACAAGACTTGCACAAGTTAGTGATGATGTGGCcaaaaaaaagtgaatttcCCACTGACTGAACTAGAGGTGGCACAGGATTAGTTTTTTGGGGTTGGCTCTGGGCTGGTGGTGGTTCTTGGTAGATCTGAGGGGTATAGCTGAAGGAGAAAGGGTTTAGGTTGCATCTGAGTTCAAGGCCAACTTCCCAATACTGTTTCAGGTATTTTAGATCTTTCTAAGAATAATTTATATCTATAACTGGATGTGTTTAATGCAAAGAGAATAGTCCAAATTGATAGAGAACCACTCGCACGATAGTGACATATACAAGGGAACCTAATTGcatgacatttaacaatattttCACAATAAACATACATGATCTATATTATTTTATCTGCCCTGGGAACATATTGACCTCTATTGGCATTTTAAATACAAACTCATTTCTACATTTCACTCACTATACACTTGAGACATTTGCATTATGTTCCAGTGATTGACCTTTGTGCTGAGGGCAAACATGATTGTGAGCAGATCTGCAACCCCACGCCTGGTGAATTCACATGTGCCTGCAACAAAGGGTTCACCCTAAATGAGGACGACAAGACTTGCACAAGTTAGTGATGGATGGGCACTAGGGAAttagtgattttgtttgatgACTTGTCCTCCAATGAAGCCATTGCTACCTTGGACAAATGTACAGGCTTTTAGCTTGCTAGTTGACTAACTAGCTAAGAAACTAGATGCAACAACTGTAATGGCTGCATAATTGGCAGACAGCTTGCCAGAAATCTAATATTTCATTTGATAGAATGCATGTTTTGCTAATGTTTTTTACATGTCCAAAAAGTTTGTAGGTTCAATCAATTGGGCAACTCAAAATTGGCTAATCAGTCCAAAGACTAGTTTCTGAGCGTGAACACAGACTTAAGTAGGTTGTCACACTTCAAATACATAAATTCCCCAACAAATTCATGCACCTCACACTTTTAGACATTTGCATTGTGTTCCAGTGATTGACCTTTGTGCTGAGGGCAAACATGATTGTGAGCAGATCTGCAACCCCACGCCTGGTGAATTCACATGTGCCTGCAACAAAGGGTTCACCCTGAATGAGGACGACAAGACTTGTACAAGTTAGTGATGATAGGGCCTAAAAGAGTTTTCTGATGTTTATCACTAGTAACTCattctttaaacacacacactgtccacaaAATGGGAAATGGCTACTTTCAACACAAATCTGGGCATTTAGCTTGCTAATTAGCTAACAAGTGGCATGCAATAACTAATGACTGCATTATTGGCCTTAGACATATCTCAATTTGTTATTTCTGTGGAAAACAATTGTATGTTTTACCAAAATATTTTGAACACAGGTTTGAACAACAGTTGCTCAGGTTCTGTTTAGTAATGTCAACAAAGAATATGGACACCTCTTTTGACCGGCAAAACAATCTGTAATATATTTTTCCAGTGTAAGAACCAGATTGATATGCCTAGCCACTTTGAATCTAAAATATATCCAGACATTTCATTCACTATACACGTCAGACATTTGCATTATGTTCCAGTGATTGACCTTTGTGCTGAGGGCAAACATGATTGTGAGCAGATCTGCAACCCCACGCCTGGTGAATTCACATGTGCCTGCAACAAAGGGTTCACCCTGAATGAGGACGACAAGACTTGCACAAGTTAGTGATGGCAGGGCACTATAGAATAACTGATGTTTTTCACCAGCCATTACCCCTTgccacactcaaaacacacacacacacacacacacacacatcacctttCATTGAGGACATAGATGCATTGGAAACATGTTTGGCCTTTTAGCTTGCTAAATAGATCACAACTAATAAGTGTAGTGGCTTCATTAATGACATTAAGCATGCTAGAAATTGCAAATTCAGTTCACTTGAAAAATATGCaagttttatgtttattttaagCTTTTCTCGCAGCTGCAAACCTTCAGTCAGGCAATGTCATATCACCAAAGAATAGGACTTACTCAATCAGGCTAAAACCTATTGACTGGGTGGAGAGACCCTAAAAGCATACAGGCTGCTAAACCCCCCTAATTTCATTCACTATACACGTCAGACATTTGCATTGTGTTCCAGTGATTGACCTTTGTGCTGAGGGCAAACATGATTGTGAGCAGATCTGCTACCCCACGCCTGGTGAATTCACATGTGCCTGCAACTTTGGATTCACCCTAAATGAGGACGACAAGACTTGCACAAGTTAGTGGTGATGAGGCAAAAGAAAACAATTCATGTTATTCATCAACTATACCTCAGAACACTCCAGGAACATACCAGTAGTCTAGTGCACTGTCGACACATAGTCTCAACCAGTAAAAACAATGACTACCCAAAACACATAGGCTTTTGGCTTGCTAGCTAACTAGATAATGCATCAAATGGCTGTGCAACTGACATAAATTAATCTTTGTTCCCTTGTTGACATACATATCAATGATCTACTGatactttttaaatatttcaaatGGTGCAGACTAATACAGTCTCCACCAAAATTGGCATGTTAATTTAAACCTAGCTGTAGTTGGTGTTCATCAATTATTTTGGATTTAATCATAATTCTCACTTTCAGACACAGATTTATTCTGAATTTACTGATGAGTGCTGGCCGTTCAGATCTGTGATACATCCAggcatttaattcattttacACTTCAGACATTTGCATTGTGTTCCAGTGATTGACCTTTGTGCTGAGGGCAAACATGATTGTGAGCAGATCTGCAACCCCACGCCTGGTGAATTCACATGTGCCTGCGACAAAGGGTTCACCCTGAATGAGGACGACAAGACTTGCACAAGTTAGTGATGCCAGGGCAAGAGAATAACTGATGTTTTTCACCAACAACTCTATGTTATCTTAACCATTGTCTCTGGGGGGAATTCTCCCATTCGCGTGTAAATCGCACATAAGCCTTTTTTTAAGCACTTCAGTTACGCACCTCTGTGTTACGGGTATTCTCCAATTCCCGCTTCTGTCACGCCCACAGCGCGCAAACTCAAAATCAAGGCGGCCTTATGAAAGAGGcgtgatttatttaaaatagaacCAGACTGATCCACTACCTCGTTAATTTAGGTTGATTTGAAAACGTGGAACGTGGACTTTCTCATTGACCTTTGGAATGCCATTTAAATCCAGAAAGAACACAAACCTGTCtttgattttgaaaacgtaagcaCGGTGAACTGAATAGCGAAGGCCTACAGTAAAATGGTGTCATCACATAGCCTAACAAAAAATTGACTTCACGAAATTTCACTTTTGCTTTCAGGTTTGTTTATAAAGAGTCAAGACGTGCTTGAGGTGTGTAGATCCATAATTTAAAAACTCACTGTTGAGAAAGAAAGTTTCAATGGCAGCTGCTTCTCATAATATCAATTAATATATACTAACCAAGCTGTAGACTGACACCTGCAGTTTTGAATACAGTAGAGAGACTGGCATAACAATACCAACCTACAAACGAATCAAGAGACAGGCGAATATAAACGCTGCTCGACAATAGTGCAGacgtctgtagcctactgtatcgGTCAAattggaaagaaatggacagattcgaACAAAGCAGGCTCTGGGATTATGACTTCACGTCAAGTTAAAACTGACTGAAGATGCACAGTCGGTAAGCTCCAATATCCAAAGTGGATGATTATAACAGGGTTTTCACTATTTAACAATGTAGCATCATGGAGAAGGTAATGTCGGGAAATATGCCACCGTGTGACACTATAATGGGGGAAAACATGAAGCTGTATGTATCAGCATATTAAGCACCAAATTTGATACTGTAATGTTAATTTGTAACCTTCTGTGTAACCTACATGtatttagaactaggcctactgccgACATCGAGCAATATGCTGTTTCACCTTGTAGTGGCGCTCAACCTTAACACAGCCCTCCGGAGTGCGTAGCTGGAAAGGTGCTTAAGCCATGGCAGAATGCGCGCAAGAgttatatagcctacataagAAACGCTCAAATTTTGGGGTTGCTCCTCTCAAAACGCGTAACTCCCTTTATTGCACGTAAATGACAGATTTAAGCGAAGGGCAGAATTTGCGCAGAGTGAAATGCACGTACGTAGTTACgagctttttttttacttacgcACCCTTACACACATAGGAGAATTCCCCCCTCTGTGCATAGCtagaaacaaatacacacactgacattgtCCATCAATGAAGGCATTGCAACCTTGGAACAAATGATCAGGCTTTTAGCTTGCTAGCTGACTAACTAGCTAAGATAGTACATACAATAACTGTAATGGCTGCATAACTGGTATCTAGCATGTCAGAAAtctattatttaatttaataaaatgCATGTTTTGCCAATGTTTCTAACATGTCCACAAGTTAGTAGGTTCATCCAGTTGGACAACTCAAAATTGGCTAATCAGTCTGAAGTAGATGGTCACACTTCAAAATTCATGCAGTGCACACTTTAGACATTTGCATTATGTTTCAGTGATTGACCTTTGTGCTGAGGGCAAACATGATTGTGAGCAGATCTGCAACCCCACGCCTGGTGAATTCACATGTGCCTGCAACAAAGGGTTTACCCTGAACGAGGACGACAAGACATGCACAAGTTAGTGATGTCAGGGGACTAGAGAATTATTGATGTTGTTTGATGACTTGTTAGTGGCAAGTTTAGCATTTAGCAtgccccccacacccacacactatcCATCAATGAAGACATAGCTATCTTAGAAAAAATGTTAAGGCTTCTAGCTTGCTAGCTTTCTAACTAGCTGCTACGAAATCATTGCAATAACTGTATAATATAGTTGCATATTTAGCAACAGGCATGGCAGACATTTGACTTTCTTGATAAACATGCATGTTTTGCCTGTATACTGTATACCATCATTTCCCAAATCTTCTAAGGTCCAGCAGGTATTATCTAGCCTGATTTCAGTTGGGTCTGGTAACGCTCCATTGGGGAATGTTTCCAATCATAGCAtcctaactttgaaatcattggtccagcctaaccaattgcattgatcagggattcttAATGTTACCTCCTACTTCGTCACTAACCTTTGCAAACTGATAGTGCCTAATAAACACCATCGGCAACAAGGAAACAATGTACAGTATTTACTTTTGCtgtataaatgtacacattcgtTCAGCTCCAATTCTTTGAAGTTTGCTGGCGTTGCTACGCTACTACAGTTGCTTTGCTTCATATAGCTCTACTGCTGCAACTTTCCATTTCTAAATTTGTGATGTCATCCCCTCTGGCAAACTGATTGGTTCCCCATCCTGGTGGCTGACGGAAACGTTGATAAGATAAGCGTTTCCAGACTGATATCTCAGTGAGAAAATGAGCTGAGATACCAACAAGCGAAGCCAGGCTAGGCAATATCACCAATGAATAGCAACTTGTCTTTGCAAAAAAGTCTATCATTCCTGGGTGTACAGGTGTATTGGCACTTCAAACACAAAAATGACCCCAAACAATCCATGCACCTCACACTTGAGACATCTGCATTATGTTCCAGTGATTGACCTTTGTGCTGAGGGCAAACATGATTGTGAGCAGATCTGCTACCCCACGCCTGGTGAATTCACATGTGCCTGCGACTTTGGATTCACCCTAAATGAGGACGAAAAGACTTGCACAAGTTAGTGGTGATGAGGCAAAAGAAAACAATTCATGTTATTCATCAACTATACCTCAGAACACTCCAGGAACATACCAGTAGTCTAGTGCACTGTAGACACATAGTCTCAACCAGTAAAAACAATGGCCACCCAAGACACATGTTTAGGTTTTTCGCTTGCTAACTAACTAGATAATGCATAAAGTAATCTTTGTGTTCCCTTGACAAACATATCATTGATCTACTGATACCTTTTAAATATTCCTCAATGTGTCAAATGGTGGGGATAAATATGGCTAATACAGTCACCACAAAAATTAGCATATCAATTTAAAAACTAACTGTAGTTGGTGTTCACCAATTATTGTGGATTTAATCCTAATTCTCACTTTCAGACACAGACTTAATCTGACTTTACTGATAAGTGCTGGCCCTTCAGATCTGTGATACATCCAGGCATTTCATTCACTATACACGTCAGATATTTGCAATATGTTCCAGTGATTGACCTTTGTGCTGAGGGCAAACATGATTGTGAGCAGATCTGCAACCCCACGCCTGGTGAATTCACATGTGCCTGCAACAAAGGGTTCACCCTGAATGAGGACGACAAGACTTGCACAAGTTAGTGATGAAAGGGCTCTAAAGAATACATTATGCAacttactcatacacacacaaagtccaCCAGCAAAGACATTGGTACCTTTGAAGATATGATCGACATTTAGCTTGCTAACTAGCTATGCCGCATGGCATGCAAAAATAGTCACGACATGCAAAACAGTGATGGCTGTGTAAGTAACTCTAGGCATGGCCGAAGTCTTACAGTTTAATTACTTCACAAACATGTGCatgttttattgatattttttAACTTGTCCTACAGCTTCACTAATTCAGTCTAGTAATTTCAGTAGCAACAAAGAACACAGGCTGTCTTTCTATTAGGAGCGGTCACATTGGTCTGATAGTTGCATTGCATTATAATTCAGTTCCACAACAACTTGACAAGACTGGTCttt encodes the following:
- the matn4 gene encoding matrilin-4 isoform X2, which codes for MRAPLILATVLFTLAVVSEARPKKAAAKEKCKSGPVDLVFIIDSSRSVRPHEFETMRKFMIDIIHEMDIGAAATRVGVVQYSSQVQNVFSLKTHTRLPGMVKAINEIIPLAQGTMTGLAIRYAMNVAFSAEEGARPDVPHVAVIVTDGRPQDRVAEVAAAARESGIEIYAVGVARADMTSLRAMASPPFEDHVFLVESFDLIHQFGLQFQDKLCGMDLCLDSDRGCEQICESSPGSYHCLCMPGYTLNEDGKTCTPIDLCAEGKHDCEQICNPTTGEFTCSCNPGYTLNKDEKTCTMIDLCAEGKHDCEQICNPTPGEFTCACDKGFTLNEDDKTCTMIDLCAEGKHDCEQICNPTPGEFTCACNKGFTLNEDDKTCTMIDLCAEGKHDCEQICNPTPGEFTCACNKGFTLNEDDKTCTMIDLCAEGKHDCEQICNPTPGEFTCACNKGFTLNEDDKTCTMIDLCAEGKHDCEQICYPTPGEFTCACNFGFTLNEDDKTCTMIDLCAEGKHDCEQICNPTPGEFTCACDKGFTLNEDDKTCTMIDLCAEGKHDCEQICNPTPGEFTCACNKGFTLNEDDKTCTMIDLCAEGKHDCEQICYPTPGEFTCACDFGFTLNEDEKTCTMIDLCAEGKHDCEQICNPTPGEFTCACNKGFTLNEDDKTCTMIDLCAEGKHDCEQICNPTPGEFTCACNKGFTLNEDEKTCTMINYCSFGNHSCQHECVSVLNGYFCRCNEGYTLQEDGKTCIPDNLCNTVEHGCEFQCVSTPGSYFCICPEGQLLQDDGKTCGTCRSAIIDLVLLIDGSKSVRPQNFELVKKFVNQVVDSLDVSVRGTRIGLVQYSSRVRTEFPLNMYQTADEIKTAVMNVQYMEKGTMTGLALKHMVENSFSEAEGARDASRIPRVGLVFTDGRSQDDITEWAKKAKDAGITMYAVGVGKAVEDELREIASDPVDKHFFYSADFTAINQIAENLKLNVCAEESQGEIEVKDPCACESLVEFQQATMAALDQLNQKLSTMTARLEDLENQLLTRK
- the matn4 gene encoding matrilin-4 isoform X4; its protein translation is MRAPLILATVLFTLAVVSEARPKKAAAKEKCKSGPVDLVFIIDSSRSVRPHEFETMRKFMIDIIHEMDIGAAATRVGVVQYSSQVQNVFSLKTHTRLPGMVKAINEIIPLAQGTMTGLAIRYAMNVAFSAEEGARPDVPHVAVIVTDGRPQDRVAEVAAAARESGIEIYAVGVARADMTSLRAMASPPFEDHVFLVESFDLIHQFGLQFQDKLCGMDLCLDSDRGCEQICESSPGSYHCLCMPGYTLNEDGKTCTPIDLCAEGKHDCEQICNPTTGEFTCSCNPGYTLNKDEKTCTMIDLCAEGKHDCEQICNPTPGEFTCACDKGFTLNEDDKTCTMIDLCAEGKHDCEQICNPTPGEFTCACNKGFTLNEDDKTCTMIDLCAEGKHDCEQICNPTPGEFTCACNKGFTLNEDDKTCTMIDLCAEGKHDCEQICNPTPGEFTCACNKGFTLNEDDKTCTMIDLCAEGKHDCEQICYPTPGEFTCACNFGFTLNEDDKTCTMIDLCAEGKHDCEQICNPTPGEFTCACDKGFTLNEDDKTCTMIDLCAEGKHDCEQICNPTPGEFTCACNKGFTLNEDDKTCTMIDLCAEGKHDCEQICNPTPGEFTCACNKGFTLNEDDKTCTMIDLCAEGKHDCEQICNPTPGEFTCACNKGFTLNEDEKTCTMINYCSFGNHSCQHECVSVLNGYFCRCNEGYTLQEDGKTCIPDNLCNTVEHGCEFQCVSTPGSYFCICPEGQLLQDDGKTCGTCRSAIIDLVLLIDGSKSVRPQNFELVKKFVNQVVDSLDVSVRGTRIGLVQYSSRVRTEFPLNMYQTADEIKTAVMNVQYMEKGTMTGLALKHMVENSFSEAEGARDASRIPRVGLVFTDGRSQDDITEWAKKAKDAGITMYAVGVGKAVEDELREIASDPVDKHFFYSADFTAINQIAENLKLNVCAEESQGEIEVKDPCACESLVEFQQATMAALDQLNQKLSTMTARLEDLENQLLTRK
- the matn4 gene encoding matrilin-4 isoform X1 — protein: MRAPLILATVLFTLAVVSEARPKKAAAKEKCKSGPVDLVFIIDSSRSVRPHEFETMRKFMIDIIHEMDIGAAATRVGVVQYSSQVQNVFSLKTHTRLPGMVKAINEIIPLAQGTMTGLAIRYAMNVAFSAEEGARPDVPHVAVIVTDGRPQDRVAEVAAAARESGIEIYAVGVARADMTSLRAMASPPFEDHVFLVESFDLIHQFGLQFQDKLCGMDLCLDSDRGCEQICESSPGSYHCLCMPGYTLNEDGKTCTPIDLCAEGKHDCEQICNPTTGEFTCSCNPGYTLNKDEKTCTMIDLCAEGKHDCEQICNPTPGEFTCACDKGFTLNEDDKTCTMIDLCAEGKHDCEQICNPTPGEFTCACNKGFTLNEDDKTCTMIDLCAEGKHDCEQICNPTPGEFTCACNKGFTLNEDDKTCTMIDLCAEGKHDCEQICNPTPGEFTCACNKGFTLNEDDKTCTMIDLCAEGKHDCEQICYPTPGEFTCACNFGFTLNEDDKTCTMIDLCAEGKHDCEQICNPTPGEFTCACDKGFTLNEDDKTCTMIDLCAEGKHDCEQICNPTPGEFTCACNKGFTLNEDDKTCTMIDLCAEGKHDCEQICYPTPGEFTCACDFGFTLNEDEKTCTMIDLCAEGKHDCEQICNPTPGEFTCACNKGFTLNEDDKTCTMIDLCAEGKHDCEQICNPTPGEFTCACNKGFTLNEDEKTCTMIDLCAEGKHDCEQICNPTPGEFTCACNKGYNLNKDEKTCTMINYCSFGNHSCQHECVSVLNGYFCRCNEGYTLQEDGKTCIPDNLCNTVEHGCEFQCVSTPGSYFCICPEGQLLQDDGKTCGTCRSAIIDLVLLIDGSKSVRPQNFELVKKFVNQVVDSLDVSVRGTRIGLVQYSSRVRTEFPLNMYQTADEIKTAVMNVQYMEKGTMTGLALKHMVENSFSEAEGARDASRIPRVGLVFTDGRSQDDITEWAKKAKDAGITMYAVGVGKAVEDELREIASDPVDKHFFYSADFTAINQIAENLKLNVCAEESQGEIEVKDPCACESLVEFQQATMAALDQLNQKLSTMTARLEDLENQLLTRK
- the matn4 gene encoding matrilin-4 isoform X3, with protein sequence MRAPLILATVLFTLAVVSEARPKKAAAKEKCKSGPVDLVFIIDSSRSVRPHEFETMRKFMIDIIHEMDIGAAATRVGVVQYSSQVQNVFSLKTHTRLPGMVKAINEIIPLAQGTMTGLAIRYAMNVAFSAEEGARPDVPHVAVIVTDGRPQDRVAEVAAAARESGIEIYAVGVARADMTSLRAMASPPFEDHVFLVESFDLIHQFGLQFQDKLCGMDLCLDSDRGCEQICESSPGSYHCLCMPGYTLNEDGKTCTPIDLCAEGKHDCEQICNPTTGEFTCSCNPGYTLNKDEKTCTMIDLCAEGKHDCEQICNPTPGEFTCACDKGFTLNEDDKTCTMIDLCAEGKHDCEQICNPTPGEFTCACNKGFTLNEDDKTCTMIDLCAEGKHDCEQICNPTPGEFTCACNKGFTLNEDDKTCTMIDLCAEGKHDCEQICNPTPGEFTCACNKGFTLNEDDKTCTMIDLCAEGKHDCEQICYPTPGEFTCACNFGFTLNEDDKTCTMIDLCAEGKHDCEQICNPTPGEFTCACDKGFTLNEDDKTCTMIDLCAEGKHDCEQICNPTPGEFTCACNKGFTLNEDDKTCTMIDLCAEGKHDCEQICNPTPGEFTCACNKGFTLNEDDKTCTMIDLCAEGKHDCEQICNPTPGEFTCACNKGFTLNEDEKTCTMIDLCAEGKHDCEQICNPTPGEFTCACNKGYNLNKDEKTCTMINYCSFGNHSCQHECVSVLNGYFCRCNEGYTLQEDGKTCIPDNLCNTVEHGCEFQCVSTPGSYFCICPEGQLLQDDGKTCGTCRSAIIDLVLLIDGSKSVRPQNFELVKKFVNQVVDSLDVSVRGTRIGLVQYSSRVRTEFPLNMYQTADEIKTAVMNVQYMEKGTMTGLALKHMVENSFSEAEGARDASRIPRVGLVFTDGRSQDDITEWAKKAKDAGITMYAVGVGKAVEDELREIASDPVDKHFFYSADFTAINQIAENLKLNVCAEESQGEIEVKDPCACESLVEFQQATMAALDQLNQKLSTMTARLEDLENQLLTRK
- the matn4 gene encoding matrilin-4 isoform X5 gives rise to the protein MRAPLILATVLFTLAVVSEARPKKAAAKEKCKSGPVDLVFIIDSSRSVRPHEFETMRKFMIDIIHEMDIGAAATRVGVVQYSSQVQNVFSLKTHTRLPGMVKAINEIIPLAQGTMTGLAIRYAMNVAFSAEEGARPDVPHVAVIVTDGRPQDRVAEVAAAARESGIEIYAVGVARADMTSLRAMASPPFEDHVFLVESFDLIHQFGLQFQDKLCGMDLCLDSDRGCEQICESSPGSYHCLCMPGYTLNEDGKTCTPIDLCAEGKHDCEQICNPTTGEFTCSCNPGYTLNKDEKTCTMIDLCAEGKHDCEQICNPTPGEFTCACDKGFTLNEDDKTCTMIDLCAEGKHDCEQICNPTPGEFTCACNKGFTLNEDDKTCTMIDLCAEGKHDCEQICNPTPGEFTCACNKGFTLNEDDKTCTMIDLCAEGKHDCEQICNPTPGEFTCACNKGFTLNEDDKTCTMIDLCAEGKHDCEQICYPTPGEFTCACNFGFTLNEDDKTCTMIDLCAEGKHDCEQICNPTPGEFTCACDKGFTLNEDDKTCTMIDLCAEGKHDCEQICNPTPGEFTCACNKGFTLNEDDKTCTMIDLCAEGKHDCEQICYPTPGEFTCACDFGFTLNEDEKTCTMIDLCAEGKHDCEQICNPTPGEFTCACNKGFTLNEDDKTCTMINYCSFGNHSCQHECVSVLNGYFCRCNEGYTLQEDGKTCIPDNLCNTVEHGCEFQCVSTPGSYFCICPEGQLLQDDGKTCGTCRSAIIDLVLLIDGSKSVRPQNFELVKKFVNQVVDSLDVSVRGTRIGLVQYSSRVRTEFPLNMYQTADEIKTAVMNVQYMEKGTMTGLALKHMVENSFSEAEGARDASRIPRVGLVFTDGRSQDDITEWAKKAKDAGITMYAVGVGKAVEDELREIASDPVDKHFFYSADFTAINQIAENLKLNVCAEESQGEIEVKDPCACESLVEFQQATMAALDQLNQKLSTMTARLEDLENQLLTRK